The following is a genomic window from Chloracidobacterium sp..
CTTCGGCCTTGCAAAGATCAAGTCCGGTGAGCTGCTCGGCTCGTTCATTCAGGCAAAGACCACCGGACTGATGGGTTCGCCGTACTATATGGCTCCCGAACAGTGGGCGGACGAAGATCCGGACACGCGTGCTGATATCTACAGCTTGGGTGTGATGTTGTATCAGATGCTTGCGGGTGATGTGCCATTCAAGGGATCGTCAATTCCGGCGATAATGAAAAAGCATGTGTCGGATCCGCCGCCCAGGCTTGCAGAATACGGCATTAGCGTCGCACCTGAGATCGAAGCGGCACTGCGGCATACTCTCGAAAAAGATCCAGAAAAGCGCACCCCGACGGTCGAGGCGATGATAGCCGAGCTTCGGGCGGCGATCCTGCCGCAGTCAGTTGGCGGATACGCATTGCCCGTTTCGAGCGTAAACATTACCACGCGGCCGCCCCGTTCAGATGTCTTTGTTGATAATGTGCCGTTCGGATCGTCGGCGGATGACGGCAAATTGCTCCTTGAAGGCATACAGAGCGGCAATCATCATCTGCGTGTAAGCCACAAGGGTTATAGAGACTGGCTTGCGGACGTCGTTTGCGACGGCTCTCCGATAAATGTTGTAGCGGAACTAGACACCGGCTCCGAGGCTGTGCCGGGAGCCGTACCGCGGCCGGATATGGAGACCCTTATCCAATCCGTTCCGCCTTCTGTATTTCAGGCACAGACGATCGTACAGGACAGCGCGGCCGCTTCGATGCCGGGATATGCACCTACGACATCGATACCGCCGGTTACACAACCGGAGCAAGGCCCGCAGACTGAACCGCAAAAAAAGAGATCTGCGCTGTCGCCTGTCATTTTGGGAATCGCAGGCATATTCATCCTTTTTGTCGTTGGGATCGCCGGTGTTGGGGCTGCCTATATGCTCGGCCTTTTCGGCGGGCGGCAAACGGCAAACGTCGCAAATACGGCTTCGCCGAGTCCGGAACCGACCCCTTCGGCCGCTCCGGTGATAAAGGCCGAGATGATCGAGATCCCGGGCGGAACGTTCAGAATGGGCAATAACGAAGGTGAAGTGAACCAAAGGCCCGAACATGCTGTAACCGTGCCAACGTTCTTTATGGACAAGACGGAAGTGACCAACGCGGAATATTTGGACTTTGTCGAGGAGACGCAGCATATCGCCCCGAAGAACTGGTCAAATAATCGACCCGTTGCCGGCACCGAAAATATGCCGGTCGCATACGTTTCTTACAATGACGCGGTCGCATTCGCTGCGTGGCGTTCGGATCGAGACGGCGTTACATACCGCCTGCCGACCGAGGAAGAGTGGGAATATGCCGCGCGAAACGGCGCGAAAGACGACCTTTTCCCGTGGGGCAATACGTTCGACCCGAATAAGGCGGTGATGAATGTCAAAAATGCAGAGCCTTCTGCTGTTGACTCAAAGCCGTCAGGTAAGAATGATTGGGGCGTCGTCGATCTTATCGGCAACGTCTGGGAATGGACGAGTTCCGAGCCTGCCGCATATCCCGGAAGCGAACTTGATATAAAGAAGACTGCCGAAAAAAGAATGATGATCCGCGGCGGTTCTGCAAATGAAGACCCTGTAAAGCTCAAGATCACGTCAGCGTTCCGCCTTGATGTTGCCGCTGACAGAATGGAAAAGAATCTTGGCTTCCGGCTGGTAAGGCCGTCCGCTGACGCTAAGTAGCCTCTGTTATGAATAGAAATCTCCTTCCACAATTCGTTTTGATCTTATGCGGTCTGCTTCTCGCCGGCTCGGCCTCGGGGCAAGGGCTAGGCAGCAGCAATAAGCTTTTCGGCGGCAATAAAACTTCAAGTGAAAAGACAACGAAGCCCGCTGCTAAGACGACAAAACGCCCATCTGCAGCAAAAAAGGCGGCTCCGCGAAATGCTCCGGCCGCAAAAAAAGCTGCGGCTATGCCGCGACCGCGAACGCCCGCTGTAAAGACGCAAGTCGTTACTGCGTCGGATACTCGAAACAGCGGCAAGACGCCGCCGGTCGTTACCGCACCTGCCTCGACCGTAAATTCGGAGGAATATGAACGGCTGATCGACGAAGGCCGTGACGCACAGGCATTGCGAAACTATCCGGCAGCCGAGGCGGCATTTTCGCGGGCGGTAAAGCTTGCACCGCGCAAAACCGAGGCTTATACGGACCTTGGTACCGTTTTCGCCGAACAGCAGCGTTGGGAAGACGCGGAAAAGGCATATCGGTCGGCTCTTGCGATCGATAAGAACCGCTTGGATCTTATTCTCGGCCTCAGTTTTATTTTAACGCGGCCCGTGATGGCGGCGAATATCTCAGAACGTTACGACGAGGCGGAAGTGCTGGCAAGGCGCGCTCTGACGATCGCGCCGAATAATGCGATCGCGAATGACCTCTTGGGCACCGTTCTTGAACTTCGAGGAGACATAGGCCCCGAGACCGAAGCGGCATATCGCAAAGCCATAGCAGCGGATAATGATCTTGCACAAGGCTATGCGCATCTGGGCCGCCTCCTTTCTAAGCAAGGCAAGCGTGAAGCGTCGGCCCGGGCGTATGCCTCGGCCATCGAAAAGGCAACGGCGATCGGTGCAAAGTTTCATGTCGCTGAAACGCTGCAGTCGGAATCGCGATTCAAAGAAGCATTGCCGCTGCTCCTTTCGGCAGTTCAGACAGATCCGCGAAACCCGACGGCGCTTGCCATGTTGGGGCGTGTGCAGACAGTCCTCGGCGATGATGCGTCGGCTCAGCGGAATCTCTTAGCTGCGATCGGCATCACGCCTGATGCGGTATTGCCGTACGGCCTGCTCTCGAACCTGTACATACGGCAGGGAAGGCTTGCATCCGCCAAGAGTACGCTGATGCAGGTAAAAGTGCCCGGCGGCCAATTCGACAAGAGATATCTGGCGTCACAATTCGAGTCGCTCGGCGACGCCTTTGCAAAGAACAACAATACGGATGGCGCACGAACCGCCTATAAACGTGCGGCTGAACTTGACCCGCAGCGTGAGACCATTGCCGCGAAGCTGGCCCGTTTAAAATAGTCATTCCCATTTATTGAAATTCGGGTCTGATTGAACCTATCTGTAAGCAAAATGCGTGTACCTTCACGCGTCTCGTAAGTTGTGGACGATCTAATGCTTTGCCCAAAATGCGGCCAAAAATATCCTGACGGAGGCCAGCGATTCTGTGATACCGATGGAACGCGGCTCGTGCCGGATGCTCTGTCGGCGCGCCTCTCTTCAGGTGTCTTTTCCGGCGTCCTGCCTCAGGTCACTGCTCGAAAACACGATATGGAAGCTGTGTTGAATGAAGCTGAGCGTGATCGCAAAATGGAAGAGATGTTCTTCGGCGATCATGTCGAACCTGATCTGGGCAAAGGATTCTTTGCTCCCGAAACGACGTCGCAACCGACCGATCACTGTGTGCAGGCGAGTGATATCTCGGCCGGCTGCATCGATATTCGCACGCAGAGCGACGAGGCCGTGAGCGTCAATGAATTCGATCCGGATGATCCCGATGGCTTTATTGGCAAGACCGTAAAGGGCCGTTATCAGATAACGGAGATGCTCGGTGAGGACGATTCGGGTTTCGCATATCTTGCCGAAGATCACTCGGGCGGGCATCAGCGGGTGATCGTGCGGATCTTGGCCGGCTTTGATGACGAAGACGAGGTTACGCGAAGTGTGTACGCAGAGGAACGCGTAACGATGTCGCATCTCGATCATCCGAATGTGGCCCGAATATTTGATTCGGGGTCGTACCCGAACGGTATCGAGTATGTGATCAGTGAGTGCATCGACGGACTGAGTGTTGATGACCTTTTGCAAATACACGGCCGCTTTGCTGCGGTGCGCGCGGCGCGTGTCATCAAGACCGCCGCCTACGCGATCAG
Proteins encoded in this region:
- a CDS encoding tetratricopeptide repeat protein, with protein sequence MNRNLLPQFVLILCGLLLAGSASGQGLGSSNKLFGGNKTSSEKTTKPAAKTTKRPSAAKKAAPRNAPAAKKAAAMPRPRTPAVKTQVVTASDTRNSGKTPPVVTAPASTVNSEEYERLIDEGRDAQALRNYPAAEAAFSRAVKLAPRKTEAYTDLGTVFAEQQRWEDAEKAYRSALAIDKNRLDLILGLSFILTRPVMAANISERYDEAEVLARRALTIAPNNAIANDLLGTVLELRGDIGPETEAAYRKAIAADNDLAQGYAHLGRLLSKQGKREASARAYASAIEKATAIGAKFHVAETLQSESRFKEALPLLLSAVQTDPRNPTALAMLGRVQTVLGDDASAQRNLLAAIGITPDAVLPYGLLSNLYIRQGRLASAKSTLMQVKVPGGQFDKRYLASQFESLGDAFAKNNNTDGARTAYKRAAELDPQRETIAAKLARLK
- a CDS encoding SUMF1/EgtB/PvdO family nonheme iron enzyme; protein product: MRECQVCRSCFSDTVLSCPNDGTATSHTIDGEPVLEGKYHLELRLGQGGMGVVYKARHAYLKTLHAIKIILPDLVGNDPQLVTRFRQEALAAAAIKHQNVVGVSDYGVINGTVPFLVMEYVEGESLHDLLTREGRLAPVRALELISAIGAGVAAAHHQGIVHRDLKPLNVMIITGRSDLSQSVKILDFGLAKIKSGELLGSFIQAKTTGLMGSPYYMAPEQWADEDPDTRADIYSLGVMLYQMLAGDVPFKGSSIPAIMKKHVSDPPPRLAEYGISVAPEIEAALRHTLEKDPEKRTPTVEAMIAELRAAILPQSVGGYALPVSSVNITTRPPRSDVFVDNVPFGSSADDGKLLLEGIQSGNHHLRVSHKGYRDWLADVVCDGSPINVVAELDTGSEAVPGAVPRPDMETLIQSVPPSVFQAQTIVQDSAAASMPGYAPTTSIPPVTQPEQGPQTEPQKKRSALSPVILGIAGIFILFVVGIAGVGAAYMLGLFGGRQTANVANTASPSPEPTPSAAPVIKAEMIEIPGGTFRMGNNEGEVNQRPEHAVTVPTFFMDKTEVTNAEYLDFVEETQHIAPKNWSNNRPVAGTENMPVAYVSYNDAVAFAAWRSDRDGVTYRLPTEEEWEYAARNGAKDDLFPWGNTFDPNKAVMNVKNAEPSAVDSKPSGKNDWGVVDLIGNVWEWTSSEPAAYPGSELDIKKTAEKRMMIRGGSANEDPVKLKITSAFRLDVAADRMEKNLGFRLVRPSADAK